The genome window TGTATTATCTAATTTACTTTGCAAAACATAAAGACATTGATTTTTATTTATTGGTAAGTTGTATTTTGGTGGCATAAATGAATTGTAAGCAAAACCAAATTTGCAAAATGCCTCATAAACACAATATCTATTTATAGCTGTAATTAACCCATTTTTATTGGCTTGATTTTTTTTAGCTTGAAACTGCATATAAATTACAGAATTATTATTTTGGATGTTAGGGCGATTTTTATTAATCGTTCTAGCAAAGTTTATCTTACCTTTTGTAGTGGTTTGATAGATATTTTCTCGCTCGGTATAGTAACCGTGAGAAAGAAAATATTCTATGATATTTTTATACGCAATAAGTGGAAATGATTGCTCGATCTGTTCTTTTTTATTATCTACAAAATAAGATTTTGTATGAGATTTGTTAAATTTTATAAGAACAGATATTAGTTTTCTAATATCTGTTCTTATATTCTTGTCATCACAATCTAAGTTAATCCCTAGTGGAAAGCAAATCTGAAGCTTATTTTCTTTACTTCTAATACCAACAAAATTATCGTCTAATTCATTGTCCATAAAGCAATGTTCCCTTAAATTAAACATATAACATAGCCTTAACATCATCGATAAAAATATCAAATTGAGATTTTTCATCTTCATTAACAAATCTTTCAATGACTTCTTCTAGTGTGTGGTATTTATTTTTATTAAAAAGTTTATCTTTGTCAAATTTAAAAACATCATCCCAAAGATATTTTAAAACTTTGTGAGCAAATTTTTCTTTACTTTCTAGGTCATCATTTCTTACAAAAAATACACCAAGTCTTTTGTCTTCCATTGAGCTAACATCATTTTCGTTGTCAGAGATTACTGAATTTATGGTTTTACAGAATATTTGCCAAGAAACATCAGTATTTAAAATTTTCTTATCTATAAAATTTTTATATTCATTGTATTTTTCTTCACTTTCAAACTCTTGTATTTTTTTATCAAAAGAATTTTTAACTAACTGCATAGAAAATCTACGCTGAAAAGCAGTATCAAGTGTAAAGACATTTTGATCACTTGTATTCATTGTGGCAATTATCCATAAGTTTGATGGGATTTTAATAGGTTTTTCTATATTGTCCTTACCATAAACTATCTTTGCTATATTTTCATTGTTTATCGCATAATCGCTATTGCCATTCTTATCTCTATCAAGTAGTTGAAAAACTTCACCAAATATTGCAGGAGCGTTGCCACGATTTATTTCATCAATAACTAAAACATATTTTCCACTTGGATCATTATATGCCTTTTTTAAAATATTTGTAAAAGGTCCAGGTATAAAATCATAACTTACGATTTTATCTTTTACAATAGGCATTATCTGTCCTATGAAATCACTATATGAATAGTCAGGATGAAAAACTAATTTTTCAAAGGTATACTCATTATTTGGATACTTTGTTTTTATAGTATGACTTTTACCACTACCTGGCACACCATATAAGATGATATTTTCTCCACCTTTTTCTCTTATGTTTTCATCAATTTCTTCTTTATTTTTACTATCATCAAGTATTTTTTCATTTAACAAGAAATTAATTTCTTTTTTCTGTAGTTTGTATAAAAATCTACCTCCCTTACAACAATACATAATACTATATGGTAAATCTACTTTGATTGATTCTATGTCATTTTCTTCAACTTGACCATCTTCTTTCTTCACAAGTTTTTTTACAATAAAAAAACCTCCACTTTCGATAATTTGTATATAGCCAAAAATAATATCGCCTACCAAAATATTTTTATAGTTTTCTATATCTTTAATTTCTATGTCATTCTTTAATGCATAAATCCATATATTCATATTATATCTCCAATCTCATTAAATTCATCGCATTTTAAATTAATATCATATGGAATGCCAATATATTTTTTTGAATAAGAATCAGCCTTATAAGTAATAAAGGAGCCATGCCATTTATTTATAAAAGTATCCGTTCTTAATATATTAAAATTTGCTAAATAATTTTCAGCCACTATATCATAATTTTCATTTGAATTTATTTCTGACATTAAAACATAGTATTTTTCATGTTTTTGAAGAATATATCTGTAAAACTCCAAACTATATATTGATATTTCTGCATTACACTTATTAATATTTAGGCTTAATACTAAAAATTGACCTGGTGTGATTTTTTGATATTTTATATAATTAGTTAATCTAAACCATAGCCCATCTCTATGTCTATTGTCTTTTATGTGTACTTGAAAATATTTTTCTAAAATTGGATCAAATATTTCAAAATATGCAATTCTATTTCTACTATCATATGATGTTTTTTTATCATTAATAGTAAATGCTGTAGAGTTGCTTACTTTGCTAAATAACTTTTCAATTGTATCTATAGAACTAAGATTTATGTATAAATCAGAACCTGAATATCCAGTTAATTGTCTTGTTGCAATAATAAAATGTGTATTCATCGGTCAACCAAACAAATATATTTTTGTGTATTCTAATAAAAAAACACTTATTTTATTATAAATACTTTTTAAATACTTTTGCAAATACCTTTGACATTAAAGGGGGAACGGCATTTCCTATTTGCATATAAGTTTTTAGGTATGGTCCAAAAAACAAATAATCATCAGGGAAACTTTGAATTCTTGCAGCTTCTCGTGGTGTAATAGCTCTAATCTGAGTTGGATGGATGTGTGAGTGACAATCCATTTTTAAGTGTGCTGTAATTGTCCTACTAGGCTCATTCTCTATCAGTTTAAAATATTTGTCCTTAAATATATGACTTCTGATAGAATAAGGCATAATATCTTTTATTGTTTCAGCTGTAGAATCCT of Campylobacter lari contains these proteins:
- a CDS encoding McrB family protein; the protein is MNIWIYALKNDIEIKDIENYKNILVGDIIFGYIQIIESGGFFIVKKLVKKEDGQVEENDIESIKVDLPYSIMYCCKGGRFLYKLQKKEINFLLNEKILDDSKNKEEIDENIREKGGENIILYGVPGSGKSHTIKTKYPNNEYTFEKLVFHPDYSYSDFIGQIMPIVKDKIVSYDFIPGPFTNILKKAYNDPSGKYVLVIDEINRGNAPAIFGEVFQLLDRDKNGNSDYAINNENIAKIVYGKDNIEKPIKIPSNLWIIATMNTSDQNVFTLDTAFQRRFSMQLVKNSFDKKIQEFESEEKYNEYKNFIDKKILNTDVSWQIFCKTINSVISDNENDVSSMEDKRLGVFFVRNDDLESKEKFAHKVLKYLWDDVFKFDKDKLFNKNKYHTLEEVIERFVNEDEKSQFDIFIDDVKAMLYV